The sequence below is a genomic window from Candidatus Methylomirabilota bacterium.
GCGTCGACCTCACGCGGCTGCCCGCGCACAGGCGCAACATCGGTGTCGTCTTCCAGAACTATGCCCTCTTCCCCCACCTGACGGTGGCCGAGAACGTGGCCTTCGGCCTGCGGGCCCGCGGCCGGCCGGCGCCGGAGATCGTCGAGACGGTGGCCCGGGCGCTGGCGCTGGTCCGGCTCTCCGAGTACGGGGCGCGCTCGATCTTCGCGCTGTCGGGCGGCCAGCAGCAGCGGATCGCCGTGGCCCGCGCGCTCGCGGTGAAGCCCAAGCTCCTGCTGCTCGACGAGCCGCTCTCGGCGCTGGACCGGAAGCTCCGCGAGACCATGCAGATGGAGCTGCGGCACCTCCTGCGGGACCTCGGCATCACCGCCATCTTCGTCACCCACGACCAGGACGAGGCGCTGGTCATGTCCGACCGCATCGCCGTCATGAACGCCGGCCGTATCGAGCAGTTCGACGCCCCTGCCGCCATCTACACCCGGCCGGCGACGCCGTTCGTCCTCGACTTCGTCGGCATGTCCACGCGACTCCACGGCACCGTGTCGCAGGCCGACGGCGGCGAGATCCTGGTCGACACGGCGGTGGGACGGGTCCGGGCCCGGGCCCGGCTGGCTCCCGGCACGCGCGTCCTCGTCGCGGTGCGGCCGGAAGAGCTGCGGCTCGGTCCCCCGCAGGGAAACCGGGACAACGCGGTGGAGCTCCGCGTCCGCGACCCGGTGTTCCTCGGCTCGAAGCTGATCCTCCACTTCCAGGCCCCGGAAGGGGACCGGGCCGTCGCCGAGCTGCCCCCCGCGGCCGGGAACGGCCTCGCCCCGGGTGACCGCGTCACGGTCAGCTGGGACGTCGCCGTCACCATGGTCTATCCCGCCGCGTGACGACGGCGACCCGCCCGGCAGCCCTCCCGGTCGGCCTCGCGGCCGAGCGCCTCCGCGACCGCTTCGACCCGATGTCGCTGCTGGCCGTGCCGGGCACGGCCTATCTGTTCGTCGCCTTCGGGGTCCCGCTCGGTCTCCTCCTGCTGAGCAGCGTCTACAGCGCCGACGGGTTCAGCCTGGCGAACTACGTCCGGTTCTTCCGGGACCCCTTCAGCTGGACGGTCATGTGGAACACGCTCAAGGCGGCGCTCCTGACCACGCTGCTCTGCCTCCTGGCCGGGTATCCCGCGGCCTTCGCGCTGGCCCGGGCTGGCGGTGTGCTCCAGACCCTTCTCCTGGTGGCGCTGATCCTGCCGCTGTCGGTCGGAGTGGTCGTGAAGGCTTTCGCCTGGACGATCCTGCTGCGGAGTGACGGCATCGTGAACCAGCTCCTGCTCCTCCTGCGCCTCGCCGACGAGCCCGTCCGCTTCCTCTTCACGCAGACCGGGCTCGTCCTGGGCGCGGTCAACGTCTTCCTCCCGTTCATGGTGCTGCCGATCTTCGCGGTGGTGAAGCTGATCGACCCGCGCCTCGGCGAGGCAGCGGCCACGCTGGGCTCGAGCCCCGCCCACCGGTTCCTCCACGTGACGCTGCCGCTGTCGATGCCGGGGGTGATCGCGGGCGTGGCGTTCGTCTTTTCC
It includes:
- a CDS encoding ABC transporter ATP-binding protein, which translates into the protein MPHTLRPADDRGRRDATGIGPDRLTERREPPSAAEGLAYLDVAGVHKRFRETIVLVGLDLQVRAGEFVSLLGPSGCGKTTLLRVIAGLLPAERGLIRLDGVDLTRLPAHRRNIGVVFQNYALFPHLTVAENVAFGLRARGRPAPEIVETVARALALVRLSEYGARSIFALSGGQQQRIAVARALAVKPKLLLLDEPLSALDRKLRETMQMELRHLLRDLGITAIFVTHDQDEALVMSDRIAVMNAGRIEQFDAPAAIYTRPATPFVLDFVGMSTRLHGTVSQADGGEILVDTAVGRVRARARLAPGTRVLVAVRPEELRLGPPQGNRDNAVELRVRDPVFLGSKLILHFQAPEGDRAVAELPPAAGNGLAPGDRVTVSWDVAVTMVYPAA
- a CDS encoding ABC transporter permease, translating into MTTATRPAALPVGLAAERLRDRFDPMSLLAVPGTAYLFVAFGVPLGLLLLSSVYSADGFSLANYVRFFRDPFSWTVMWNTLKAALLTTLLCLLAGYPAAFALARAGGVLQTLLLVALILPLSVGVVVKAFAWTILLRSDGIVNQLLLLLRLADEPVRFLFTQTGLVLGAVNVFLPFMVLPIFAVVKLIDPRLGEAAATLGSSPAHRFLHVTLPLSMPGVIAGVAFVFSMSVSMYVIPTLLIGDRYKTLSILIARSFLFMRDRALGSTAAVVLLLIAVGVVVASAALTRSPQASR